From Eptesicus fuscus isolate TK198812 chromosome 22, DD_ASM_mEF_20220401, whole genome shotgun sequence, a single genomic window includes:
- the LOC103304930 gene encoding disintegrin and metalloproteinase domain-containing protein 30-like → MRSVRALVSQGQWLPVLVQALLLVDSLGEDFRFHPEWGSDSYEITIPRKLSFRGGEQGVTKRMSYLLQVQGQKHVLHLWPKRFLLPRHLQVFSYTEQGALVEDHPYIPRDCSYAGVVEGAEGSEATVSTCAGGLRGILKIDAKYYQMEPLRASSRFEHALYLLKDEGEFQDRISGFSGDETEEQMAQPDVMARRSDFADSFKHQRYLELAMVFDHERYLYLNSNLSQVIDDAMLLIGVIDTYFQELSLRIHLKGIDVWTAGNKVTLSYDKITSAISQFIGYRRRVLNALIPADWAHIYIKGNFSDRNASHWGKVCGMGFVASACAIPDKNLLLPATWTAHEIGHSVGMEHDTQYCQCRGKHSCIMGTGRSGFSNCSYNDYINYVRQRATCLTDIPGLGYVVKKCGNKIVEDDEECDCGSKEDCEEDHCCKPDCKFKQGAACSTGLCCHKCHFRPSGYVCREEENECDLAEYCNGTSSFCPDDTYKHDGTPCKYDARCFRKGCWSTYMQCQHIFGTDAREAPTQCYEAVNLIGDQYGNCGVISVGNYKQCTKQNSLCGRVQCINVPTLPDLPDHTSVVATHLQSENLLCWGLGYHLAMVSTGIPDLGVIHDGTSCGKDRICWNRTCVETSILKVDCVPENCNDRGFCNNNRNCHCVNGWAPPFCEEEGYGGSIDSGSPPRSDEEVPASFQIVYLLMLRVVLFAISVAFVLLRAPIGDLLNLK, encoded by the coding sequence ATGAGGTCAGTGAGGGCCTTGGTGTCCCAAGGCCAGTGGCTCCCAGTGCTGGTCCAGGCGTTGCTCCTGGTTGACTCCCTCGGCGAGGACTTCCGTTTTCACCCGGAGTGGGGGTCTGACTCCTATGAAATCACCATCCCCAGAAAGCTCAGCTtccggggaggggagcagggggtgaCCAAACGCATGTCCTACCTCCTGCAGGTCCAAGGCCAGAAGCATGTCCTCCACCTGTGGCCCAAGCGGTTTCTGCTGCCCCGGCACCTGCAGGTTTTCTCCTACACAGAACAGGGCGCACTCGTGGAGGATCACCCCTACATCCCCAGGGACTGCAGCTATGCGGGCGTGGTGGAAGGAGCTGAGGGTTCTGAAGCCACTGTCAGTACCTGCGCGGGGGGCCTCCGGGGCATATTGAAAATCGATGCCAAATATTACCAAATGGAGCCCCTCAGGGCCTCCTCCCGTTTTGAACATGCCCTGTATCTCCTGAAGGACGAGGGGGAATTTCAGGATCGGATCTCTGGCTTCAGTGGTGATGAAACGGAAGAGCAGATGGCCCAGCCGGACGTCATGGCTCGGCGTAGTGACTTTGCTGACAGCTTTAAACACCAGAGGTACTTGGAGTTGGCCATGGTCTTTGATCACGAGAGATACTTGTATTTGAATTCCAATCTTAGTCAAGTAATAGATGATGCCATGCTTCTGATTGGGGTGATAGATACCTACTTTCAAGAGCTCAGTCTGAGAATACATCTAAAAGGTATTGATGTTTGGACGGCTGGAAACAAAGTAACACTTTCATATGATAAAATAACTTCAGCTATAAGCCAATTTATAGGATACAGAAGACGTGTTCTAAATGCTTTGATCCCAGCCGATTGGGCACATATATACATTAAAGGAAACTTTTCTGATCGCAATGCATCGCACTGGGGGAAAGTGTGTGGTATGGGATTTGTCGCATCTGCATGTGCTATTCCAGATAAGAATCTCCTTTTACCTGCCACTTGGACCGCTCATGAGATCGGCCACAGTGTCGGGATGGAGCATGATACGCAGTACTGCCAATGTAGGGGGAAGCACAGTTGCATCATGGGCACTGGACGCTCGGGGTTTAGTAATTGCAGCTACAACGATTATATAAACTACGTCCGTCAAAGAGCAACGTGTCTGACTGATATCCCAGGGCTAGGGTATGTGGTGAAGAAATGCGGAAACAAAATTGTGGAAGACGATGAGGAATGTGACTGTGGTTCCAAAGAGGACTGTGAGGAAGACCATTGTTGCAAACCAGACTGTAAATTCAAACAGGGCGCCGCGTGTAGCACCGGCCTCTGCTGCCACAAATGTCACTTTCGTCCCTCTGGGTACGTGTGTCGGGAGGAAGAAAACGAATGTGACCTTGCAGAGTACTGCAATGGGACCTCGAGTTTCTGCCCAGATGACACGTATAAGCACGATGGCACCCCGTGCAAGTATGACGCCCGTTGTTTCAGGAAGGGGTGCTGGTCCACGTATATGCAGTGCCAGCACATTTTTGGAACAGATGCCAGGGAGGCTCCTACTCAGTGCTACGAAGCAGTGAACTTAATAGGGGATCAATATGGGAACTGCGGTGTTATTTCCGTTGGTAATTACAAACAGTGCACCAAGCAGAACTCATTATGTGGCAGGGTGCAGTGTATCAACGTCCCAACCCTCCCTGACCTGCCAGATCACACGAGTGTCGTTGCTACTCATCTTCAGAGTGAAAATCTGTTGTGCTGGGGCCTAGGCTACCATCTGGCCATGGTATCCACGGGGATTCCTGACTTGGGTGTCATCCATGACGGCACCTCCTGTGGCAAGGACCGGATATGCTGGAACAGAACGTGTGTGGAGACTTCCATCCTGAAGGTGGACTGTGTGCCTGAGAATTGCAATGACAGAGGCTTTTGCAACAACAACAGAAACTGCCACTGCGTGAACGGCTGGGCGCCTCCGTTCTGTGAGGAGGAAGGGTACGGGGGGAGCATTGACAGCGGGTCGCCCCCAAGGTCAGATGAGGAGGTGCCCGCCTCCTTTCAGATCGTGTACCTTTTGATGTTACGTGTTGTTTTGTTCGCCATTTCAGTGGCTTTTGTGCTTCTCAGGGCACCGATTGGAGATTTATTAAACCTCaaataa
- the LOC129147924 gene encoding disintegrin and metalloproteinase domain-containing protein 30-like: protein MRSVRALVSQGQWLPVLVQALLLVDSLGEDFRFHPEWGSDSYEITIPRKLSFRGGEQGVTRRMSYLLQVEGQKHVLHLWPKRFLLPRHLQVFSYTEQGALVEDHPYVPRDCSYAGVVEGAEGSEATVSTCAGGLRGILKIDAKYYQMEPLRASSRFEHALYLLKDEGEFQDRISGFSGDETEEQMAQPDVMARRSDFADSFKHQRYLELAMIFDHERYLYMNSNLSQVIEDAILMSGVIDTYYEELSLRIHLKRVEVWTARSKVRHSHDKIASAVTQFIAYRRHVLNAVTPADWEHTYVQGNFSDRNSWHWGKVCGKGFVGSGCVVIDKTLLLPATWTAHEIGYGVGMERDTQYCQCRGKHSCIMGTGRSGFSNCSYNDYINYVRQSATCLTDIPGLGYVVKKCGNKIVEDDEECDCGSKEDCEEDHCCKPDCKFKQGAACSTGLCCHKCHFRPSGYVCREEENECDLAEYCNGTSSFCPDDTYKHDGTPCKYDARCFRKGCWSTYMQCQHIFGTDAREAPTQCYEAVNLIGDQYGNCGVISVGKYKQCTKQNSLCGRVQCINVPTLPDLPDHTSVVATHLQSENLLCWGLGYHLAMVSTGIPDLGVIHDGTSCGEDRICWNRTCVETSILKVDCVPENCNDRGFCNNNRNCHCVNGWAPPFCEEEGYGGSIDSGSPQRLEEEVPASFQIVYLLMLRVVLFAISVAFVLLRALIGDLLNLKQKTPPPTDTEINDPMKTEEAPITKKPTKKVTWKLTGTG, encoded by the coding sequence ATGAGGTCAGTGAGGGCCTTGGTGTCCCAAGGCCAGTGGCTCCCAGTGCTGGTCCAGGCGTTGCTCCTGGTTGACTCCCTCGGCGAGGACTTCCGTTTTCACCCGGAGTGGGGGTCTGACTCCTATGAAATCACCATCCCCAGAAAGCTCAGCTtccggggaggggagcagggggtgaCCAGACGCATGTCCTACCTCCTGCAGGTAGAAGGCCAGAAGCATGTCCTCCACCTGTGGCCCAAGCGGTTTCTGCTGCCCCGGCACCTGCAGGTTTTCTCCTACACAGAACAGGGCGCACTCGTGGAGGATCACCCCTACGTCCCCAGGGACTGCAGCTATGCGGGCGTGGTGGAAGGAGCTGAGGGTTCTGAAGCCACTGTCAGTACCTGCGCGGGGGGCCTCCGGGGCATATTGAAAATCGATGCCAAATATTACCAAATGGAGCCCCTCAGGGCCTCCTCCCGTTTTGAACATGCCCTGTATCTCCTGAAGGACGAGGGGGAATTTCAGGATCGGATCTCTGGCTTCAGTGGTGATGAAACGGAAGAGCAGATGGCCCAGCCGGACGTCATGGCTCGGCGTAGTGACTTTGCTGACAGCTTTAAACACCAGAGGTACTTGGAGTTGGCCATGATCTTTGATCACGAGAGATATTTGTATATGAATTCCAATCTTAGTCAAGTAATAGAAGATGCCATTCTTATGTCTGGGGTGATAGATACTTACTATGAAGAGCTCAGTCTGAGAATACATCTAAAACGTGTTGAAGTATGGACAGCTAGAAGCAAAGTAAGACATTCACATGATAAAATAGCTTCAGCTGTAACGCAGTTTATAGCATACAGGAGACATGTCCTCAATGCTGTGACCCCAGCAGATTGGGAACATACCTACGTTCAAGGAAACTTTTCCGATCGCAATTCATGGCACTGGGGGAAAGTGTGTGGTAAGGGATTTGTCGGATCTGGGTGTGTTGTTATAGATAAGACTCTCCTTTTACCTGCCACTTGGACCGCTCATGAGATCGGCTATGGTGTGGGGATGGAGCGTGATACGCAGTACTGCCAATGTAGGGGGAAGCACAGTTGCATCATGGGCACTGGACGCTCGGGGTTTAGTAATTGCAGCTACAACGATTATATAAACTACGTCCGTCAAAGTGCAACGTGTCTGACTGATATCCCAGGGCTAGGGTATGTGGTGAAGAAATGCGGAAACAAAATTGTGGAAGACGATGAGGAATGTGACTGTGGTTCCAAAGAGGACTGTGAGGAAGACCATTGTTGCAAACCGGACTGTAAATTCAAACAGGGCGCCGCGTGTAGCACCGGCCTCTGCTGCCACAAATGTCACTTTCGTCCCTCTGGGTACGTGTGTCGGGAGGAAGAAAACGAATGTGACCTTGCAGAGTACTGCAATGGGACCTCGAGTTTCTGCCCAGATGACACGTATAAGCACGATGGCACCCCGTGCAAGTATGACGCCCGTTGTTTCAGGAAGGGGTGCTGGTCCACGTATATGCAGTGCCAGCACATTTTTGGAACAGATGCCAGGGAGGCTCCTACTCAGTGCTACGAAGCAGTGAACTTAATAGGGGATCAATATGGGAACTGCGGTGTTATTTCCGTTGGTAAATACAAACAGTGCACCAAGCAGAACTCATTATGTGGCAGGGTGCAGTGTATCAACGTCCCAACCCTCCCTGACCTGCCAGATCACACGAGTGTCGTTGCTACTCATCTTCAGAGTGAAAATCTGTTGTGCTGGGGCCTAGGCTACCATCTGGCCATGGTATCCACGGGGATTCCTGACTTGGGTGTCATCCATGACGGCACCTCCTGTGGCGAGGACCGGATATGCTGGAACAGAACGTGTGTGGAGACTTCCATCCTGAAGGTGGACTGTGTGCCTGAGAACTGCAATGACAGAGGCTTCTGCAACAACAACAGAAACTGCCACTGTGTGAACGGCTGGGCGCCTCCGTTCTGTGAGGAGGAAGGGTACGGGGGGAGCATTGACAGCGGGTCGCCCCAAAGGTTGGAGGAGGAGGTGCCCGCTTCCTTTCAGATCGTGTACCTTTTGATGTTACGTGTTGTTTTGTTCGCCATCTCAGTGGCTTTTGTGCTTCTTAGGGCATTGATTGGAGATTTATTAAACctcaaacaaaaaacaccaccaccGACTGACACggagataaatgatccaatgaaAACGGAAGAAGCTCCAATAaccaaaaaaccaacaaaaaaagtAACCTGGAAACTCACAGGCACTGGGTGA